In one Lycium barbarum isolate Lr01 chromosome 7, ASM1917538v2, whole genome shotgun sequence genomic region, the following are encoded:
- the LOC132601692 gene encoding uncharacterized protein LOC132601692, which produces MPSTYTPDQVAIIPNPQFSITTTQFEKSKENELAMSPYRRPGKEIKSLCHEDLGKELHNLRKVINEELCSRNFQILKYEDLCVHPNVELPSGYKIPKFNTFNGKGDPVAHLKDYCSRLIGIGHNEAVRMRLFIQSLSGSALSWYTKQDFSKWLTWEDMARGFVKQFEFNNGGDPHIADLLRVKKTPHESFQEYAIRWRLEASKIHPPLSERELISTFIQIQEDLYYDKLLGACAHNFSDLIRIGRELENAIQEGRITDSSATQAVHQTFQAEIQGNLQSEMKQNQFSSTTMHQAQCHKSHQIFQSYDTMQCPRQQNSQQGYQRRVHQAQSSSQHKKKRKSFCFTTLNEPLANIFKRLSAKGILQPKKGFIPKHPPPNFDLSKSCAYHSNIQGHDIEECPALRFKIQSMIESGKIKLQLEPSTGNIANTKTTVVKGDSSKLAPRHLKRKRTTSQAD; this is translated from the coding sequence ATGCCTTCAACCTACACTCCCGATCAAGTAGCGATAATTCCTAATCCTCAATTTTCCATAACCACCACTCAATTCGAGAAAAGTAAGGAAAACGAACTGGCAATGTCCCCATATAGAAGGCCTGGAAAGGAAATCAAGTCGCTTTGCCATGAAGATTTGGGAAAAGAACTCCACAATTTGAGGAAAGTCATTAATGAAGAGTTATGTTCAagaaatttccagattttgaagTATGAAGATTTGTGTGTGCATCCAAACGTTGAGCTTCCGTCAGGGTACAAAATACCTAAGTTTAACACTTTCAATGGGAAGGGAGATCCCGTCGCTCATTTAAAGGACTATTGCAGCAGATTAATTGGTATTGGACATAATGAAGCCGTACGAATGAGATTGTTCATTCAAAGTTTATCAGGATCAGCACTCTCTTGGTACACTAAACAAGATTTTAGCAAATGGCTTACGTGGGAAGATATGGCCCGCGGATTTGTAAAGCAATTCGAGTTTAACAATGGAGGCGATCCGCACATAGCCGATTTGCTCAGAGTAAAGAAAACGCCACATGAGTCTTTCCAAGAATATGCCATACGATGGAGGttagaagcttcaaaaatacatccTCCATTATCCGAGAGGGAATTGATCTCAACCTTCATCCAAATTCAAGAAGACTTATATTATGATAAGTTGCTCGGAGCTTGTGCACACAACTTCTCTGATTTGATTAGGATTGGTAGAGAACTAGAGAATGCCATTCAAGAAGGGAGAATTACAGATAGCTCAGCAACACAAGCCGTTCACCAAACCTTCCAAGCGGAGATACAAGGAAATCTGCAAAGTGAAATGAAGCAAAACCAATTTTCTTCCACGACTATGCATCAAGCGCAATGCCATAAAAGTCACCAAATTTTTCAATCTTATGACACTATGCAATGTCCTCGTCAGCAAAACTCCCAGCAAGGCTACCAACGACGGGTTCACCAAGCACAATCAAGCTCTCaacataaaaagaaaaggaaatcttTTTGCTTCACTACTCTAAATGAACCATTGGCAAATATATTTAAGAGGTTGAGTGCTAAGGGTATTCTACAACCAAAGAAGGGATTTATACCTAAGCATCCACCGCCAAACTTTGATTTATCTAAGAGTTGTGCTTATCACTCAAACATTCAAGgacatgacattgaagaatgtccaGCACTAAGATTTAAGATTCAAAGCATGATTGAAAGTGGCAAGATAAAGCTACAGCTAGAGCCTTCAACCGGTAATATTGCAAACACAAAGACAACTGTTGTTAAGGGCGATTCATCGAAACTGGCACCAAGGCATTTGAAAAGAAAGCGTACAACAAGTCAAGCAGACTGA